The following are from one region of the Vitis riparia cultivar Riparia Gloire de Montpellier isolate 1030 chromosome 14, EGFV_Vit.rip_1.0, whole genome shotgun sequence genome:
- the LOC117930168 gene encoding gibberellin-regulated protein 14: MALKILLLLLASFLLVTKRVSANDEEFGVQATYAKAPVPVPVKTPIPAPPVKPPTVTPNPPAPVVKPPTVVPKPPAPPVSPPTVAPKPPAPVVPKPPTPPANPPTVAPKPPAPPVKPPTVVPKPPSPPVNPPTPKPPASPVKPPTVAPKPPVPPVTPPTTAPMPPVRTRLDCIPLCDQRCKAHSRKNICVRACMTCCDRCKCVPPGTYGNREKCGKCYTDMTTHGNKPKCP, from the exons ATGGCTTTGAAAATCCTGCTCCTCCTTCTTGCCTCTTTCCTTTTAGTTACAAAAAGG GTCTCAGCCAATGATGAAGAATTCGGCGTACAG GCTACTTATGCCAAAGCTCCAGTACCTGTTCCAGTGAAGACACCCATTCCTGCACCACCGGTCAAGCCTCCTACTGTCACTCCAAATCCCCCTGCTCCTGTGGTGAAGCCCCCCACTGTTGTGCCCAAGCCCCCTGCTCCACCGGTCAGCCCTCCTACTGTTGCTCCGAAGCCACCTGCTCCTGTGGTGCCCAAGCCCCCTACCCCACCTGCCAACCCTCCTACTGTTGCTCCCAAGCCACCTGCTCCCCCAGTGAAGCCTCCCACCGTTGTGCCCAAGCCCCCTTCTCCACCTGTCAACCCTCCTACCCCCAAGCCACCTGCTTCCCCAGTGAAGCCTCCCACTGTTGCACCAAAGCCTCCTGTGCCACCAGTCACGCCTCCTACTACAGCACCAATGCCCCCAGTGAGGACAAGATTGG ACTGCATCCCACTATGTGATCAGAGGTGTAAAGCACATTCAAGGAAGAACATATGTGTGAGAGCATGCATGACATGCTGTGACCGCTGCAAATGTGTTCCACCAGGAACGTATGGTAACAGGGAGAAGTGTGGCAAGTGCTACACTGACATGACCACTCACGGCAACAAACCCAAGTGCCCTTAA